A region of the Vibrio tubiashii genome:
ACCCATCAAAATATTTGGATTAATACATTAGCTAGGAGGCGCACAATGAAACATTTCACTGTTCAATCATTTATCTGTGCGTCTGTCGATCAAACCATTCCCGCAATGGATGCTATTAAACGCAACACGTTTGTAGCCGATCGAAAACTAGATAAAACCATGTAATTAATCCGTATCCTTTTTTTAATTGGCTGCGGAAAAGCAGCGAATTAAAACATTCTTGATCTCATGATTCGTTGATCTTTTCCCAGCTTCAAATTCAACTGGAGAAAACTCATGAGTCATTCTGTATACCTAAAACTTGCCACTCTTTTGGTCAAAGCGGATCTACGTCGAGAAGAGCGTGATTGGAAACGTAAACTACGTCGTAGTGCCTACGACTTACCTTGGAACAACGAGCATTTGCTACGTGATATCGGTCTTGAGCAAGATGGTCGTCCAATAGGATTTACGGAACCAGATAGCGTCAAAGCCGAACGTCGTATTCGTCATCTTCGTCGTGTACTCAGTGCGCGAATACCAACGTAATCTCAGGGGCAGGCGCTTCACCTGCCCCGCTATTTCTGCAACGACAGATTATGGACAAGGATTGGAGTAAGTCGTCCCAATCTCTTGAATCCCTTGAAGCAACTCATCTGTTAATACGACATCTAAACTATCAATATTTGATTTAAGCTGTTCCAAGTTTGTCGCGCCAATGATGTTGGATGCGACAAACGGCCTTTGGTTAACAAATGCCAACGCCATTTGCGCCGGATCTAAACCGTGTTGCCTTGCGAGATCGACGTACGCTTGTGTCGCTTGTTCTCCTTGAGGAGTAAAGTAACGAACAAATCGTTCAAATAGAGAGCATCGAGCTCCTTCCGGACGGGCTCCATTTAGGTATTTACCACTTAGACAGCCAAACGCGAGTGGAGAATAAGCAAGCAGCTGAACGCCTTCATAGTGGCTTATTTCAGACAAACCCACTTCAAAACTTCGATTGAGTAAGTTGTAAGGGTTTTGAATCGAGACAATTCTTGGTAGTTCGTGCTTTTCCGCTAAGCGAAGCAGAGTCATTACACCCCACGGCGTCTCATTGGAAACACCGATATAGCGGACTTTTCCTGCTTTAATTAGCTCAGCGAGCGCTTCGAGCGTTTCAATTAAAGTCACCTCTTCCTGAGCGTCAGGGTAGGGGTAGTTCAGTTGACCGAAACAGTTGGTTTGCCTCTGCGGCCAATGCAGTTGGTAAAGATCAACATAATCGGTCTGCAACCGTTTCAGGCTATCATCAATCGCAAGATGGATATTTTTCCGATCTAAACTCATGTTTTCGCGGATATAAGGGATGTTTCTTGGACCCGCAACCTTGGTGGCTAACACCACTTTTTCTCGCTTACCTGATTTGGTAAGCCAGTTTCCAATGTACTGCTCGGTTAATCCCTGAGTATTCGCTTTCGGCGGCACAGGGTACATTTCTGCGGTATCAATAAAATTCACACCGCGTTCAAGTGCGTAATCAAGCTGGCTAAAAGCTTCTTGCTCAGTATTTTGCTCACCAAACGTCATGGTGCCAAGACAGATCTTACTCACTTCCAAAGTGGAATGGGGTAACTTGTTGTATTGCATCGATCTTCCTTGTCGTTACGGGTATGTGATCCCACTATAGGGGATTTGAGTATGATTAGAAAAGAGCGAGGGGTAACAAATTCGCAAATTTTGCAAAGTTGGCTAATACTGATTATTGGAGGTGAGCTATGCAAAAAAGTCAGTTAGATAAGTGGATTCATGGTCATCATAAAGACAGCTATCAGCCACCCAAGGTGTTTGTTATTGGTTGTTCAGACTTATCCCAGTATCTATTAGCCGTTGAATATAAGCACAAAATAGAGCCAATCAAGATTGATGATGAGCCCGTGCACTTCGACTCGCTAGAGCTAGTCAAAGAGGAGTTACTGAGGCTGGGTGTGGAACGAGCATACCTACGTTTACATAACGCTTATGATGAATGTGGAGCGAGTGACGGCCCTCTGTATCATGATGTGGAGCTATCGCTTACCACGCACTAAAGATAATGGTTTTCCAAAATACGCGCTGTGAATTGAGTTCTTAAATAGAATCCTCTTGGCAGCGTTTTTATTGGTTTACCGCTTGCTCCATAGGCTTCGGTCAAAACTCGGCTGTTCGCCGCTTTAGGTCGTAGCTGCAAAACCTCGCCATGACGAGCGTTAATTTGCTCGACTTTCCCTAGTACGATGAGCTCCATCAGTTCTTCCCAGTCAGCTTTAAGTTGTTGCTCTTCTTCGATGCTTGGCGACCAGATCAAAGGCGAACCGACGCAACGCTCCGCTAATGGGATCTCCCTTTCGCCTTCCACTGGAATCCACAACACTCTGGAAAGTTTATTGCGAACATGGCTTGTTTCCCAAGTGAGACCATGAACGCCAATTAGTGGTGCGACACAAACAAAGGTCGTTTCTAATGGTTTTCCTGAGTACCCAATTGGAATGGTTTTTAGCTCGATTCCGAGCTTCTCAAAATCTTGAGTCGGTTTACTGCCTGCCGTTGCCCCTAAGTGCCACTCTAATAGCTGTCCAACCCAGCCTTTATCACGACGAAGATCCGGTGGAACTTCGATCTCGGCTTCTTCTGCTAGATCGGCAAAGCTAACACCTGCGATGCTTTTTGCTCGTTCAAGCAGTTCTTGTTCTGTGGTCGGTTCAGGCTTCATTGGTATTGCAACAGTGTGGAAAGTGGGCTCATTGTAACTCAGTGAACGAAAATTACGACTGTAGAGAGAATGATCGTTGTGAGTGAAAGATCATCAATTAAAAGGTTATCCACAGCTTGGTTAGAGAAACTTGCAAATTGGCGCGGGTATGTATGAATAAACAGGGGTTCGAAGGTGAAAAAACACTTGAAATTTTAGTCATATAGTTAGGTGTAACTTAAGTAGTGTGGATAAAATCAACTATGGTTGATCTTTAACCGATCTGTGTTGGTGGATAGAAACGCTTCTATGATACAAACTAATTAATTTTGTTTTTGTTATAAGTTGTTGTTTTCATAGGGTGTAAATTTTCTTAGTTTGATCTTGTTACTGCACCAAAGTGTAGGTTGCTTAGCTATTGATCACTTTCACATTGATTCTTCACATAGTTATGCACAGAAAAGGTGAATAAATGTGGTCTATGTCTCACTGTGGTGTGAGTAACCTCGGATTTGATTAAAAGTTATCCATTGAAGGATGTGAAAGCAATATTTTCTGCCCTAGTCACACTAGTAAGTTTGCTCCTACTGGGGATATGTGGAAAAATCACTGTAATTAAAGATTTTATTAGAGGTTGGCCAGTGATAGATGGCGATGGTTACCGCTTAAATGTGGGAATTGTAATCTGTAACAGCCATGGTCAGGTCTTCTGGGCTAAACGATACGGACAACACTCTTGGCAGTTCCCTCAAGGTGGAATTGATGAAGGTGAAACCCCTGAACAGGCAATGTATAGGGAGTTGTATGAAGAGGTTGGTCTTACAAAGAAAGACGTAAAGATCGTCGCGACAAGTCGTCATTGGTTAAGATATAAGCTACCAAAGCGCCTTGTTCGTTGGGATTCAAAACCTGTTTGTATCGGTCAGAAACAGAAATGGTTTCTGCTGCGACTCGATTGTGATGAATCACGAATTGATATGTTGCGTGGCAGTTCCCCTGAATTTGATGGTTGGCGTTGGGTAAGCTATTGGTATCCAGTCAGACAAGTGGTTTCTTTTAAGCGTGATGTTTATCGTCGCGCAATGAAAGAGTTTGCATCAATGGCAATGCCATTTAAACAGCGTAAAGTAAAAGGCAAACGTAAGCACCGAAGAGGATAGACATGCTTTCTCAACTAAGGGAAATAGTTGAACAAGTTTCTAAGGTAGAAGAAGTTCATCAGGCCTTAGACATCTTAGTTAAACAAACATGCAGTGCGATGAGTACTGAGTGTTGCACCGTCTATCTTGCTAACGAAGAAATGCAGCGTCTTGAGTTAATGGCGACTCAGGGCCTGCGTTTTAAAGGCGATAAAATTCATATCCGGTTTAGCGAGGGCTTGGTTGGCCTTGTTAAACGCAGTGCTGAGCCGCTTAACCTAGCGGAAGCCTCCAAACACCCCAATTTTAAATACTTCTCTGAACTGGGAGAGGAGGTTTATCAAAGCTTCCTCGGAACCCCAATTATTCACCGTAAACAAGTGCTTGGTGTACTCGTCGTTCAGCAGAAAACCCCACGTCAGTTTGATGAGATGGAAGAGTCCTTTCTGGTCACTCTTGCCGCTCAGCTCGCTGTGATTATCGCCCATGCCCAGACTCAAGGTCAGTGGCGACTCGAAAAAAAGCAGCAAGCAATTCGTGGTGTTCCGGCCTCTTCTGGTGTGGCAATTGGCGAGTTTTGGTGGGATGACACCCAACCGGAACTGAGTAATGTTTATCCTGCTTCGACCCTCGATATTGATCGTGAGCAGGAGTGGCTGCTATTGGCAATCGAAGAAGCGCTGAATGATTTCCGTCGCATGCGTAAAAAGCTCGATAGCGAGATAAACAAAGACGCTTTAGCGATATTCGATCTCTTTACCCACTTGCTTAACGACCCTATGCTGCGCAAAGACCTTAAAGCGCAAATTCAAAAAGGGGATCGTGCAGACTGGGCGCTGCGCCAAGTGGTCGAATCCTACTCCAACCGTTTTGCTCGCATGTCTGATGTTTATTTGAGAGAACGAGCGCAAGATATCCGCGAATTAGGCCAGCGCTTGCTGTTCTTCTTGCACAATACCGATAAAGAGAAGCAGGTATTAGACAAGCCAGTTATCTTAGTGGTGCGTGAACTGACCGCGACGCTATTGGCATCGATCCCCAAAGAGAAACTGCTGGCAGTTATTTCCTTAGAGGGCGCAGCTAACTCGCATGCGGCGATTTTGTCGCGCGCATTAGGTATCCCTGCGGTCATGGGTGTCACGTTAAACCCTAAAATACTCAATGGTAAGAAAGGCGTTGTTGATGGCTATAGCGGTAAAATACTCGTTTCACCCAATCGACAACTGCTACGTGAATATCGTGCCCTTGCTAATGAAGAACGCGAGTTGGCTAATATGGTCAATCAGCGCATTGAAGAACCTGCATTTACCAAAGATGGTCAACGTATTGAAGTGATGTTGAATGCCGGGTTAAGTGCCGATACCAATATTGCCATCAACCAAGGTGTTGATGGGGTAGGGCTGTACCGAACTGAAATCTCATTTTTGCTGCAGCACCGATTTCCTTCAGAAGAAGAGCAGACTCAGCAGTATCAAGCCGTGCTAAGCAGTTATCCGAGTAAGCGCGTTGTTATGCGTACGCTCGATGTGGGTGGTGATAAAGCCTTGCCTTATCTCCCGATTGAAGAAGATAACCCATTCTTAGGATGGCGCGGTATTCGATTTACTCTCGATCATCCCGACATCTTCTTAATGCAGATACGGGCGATGATGAAAGCGAGTTCGAAGCATCAGAATCTAAGTATTTTGCTGCCTATGGTATCTGGTGCCCAAGAGCTGGATGATGCTATTGAACTGATTACCCGCGCCTATGAAGAGGTGGCTGAGCTTGATGATCAGATCGCCATGCCACAGATTGGTGTGATGATCGAAGTACCGTCGATGATCTACTTGCTGGCACTGATTGCCAGTAAAGTAGACTTTGTTTCTATCGGTACTAACGACTTAACTCAGTACATGCTTGCGGTTGACCGAAACAATGCGCGAGTGGCCGATGTTTATGAGTCAATGCACCCCTCGGTTATTATGGCTTTAAGTCATATTCACCGAACTTGTCAGCAACTAAATCTACCTGTGTGTATTTGTGGTGAGCTCGCTGGTGACCCAATTGGCGCACTCTTAATGGTTGGCTTGGGTTACCGTAGTTTGAGTATGAACACCTCGAACGTGGCAAAAGTGAAGTACCTGTTGCGCCATACTGAAACGGAAGAATTACGTTCGCTTGCTGACAAAGCCTTGATGCAACCTTACGGCCATGACATTTATGCTATGATGCAATCATTTTTTGAAAGTAAAGGCTTTGCCGGCTTTATTCGAGCGGGCAAAAAATAAGGATTATTGTGTCTATAGAACTACTTGTTTCTTTTATGCTGCTTGGCGCTGTCGTTGGCGTTATGGCGGGATTACTCGGTATTGGTGGTGGATTAATCGTTGTTCCAGCACTGCTTTTTCTTTTACCAGCAGCGGGTATTGATGCCAGCATTAGTATGCAAATCGCGTTAGCGACATCGCTTGCGACTATTGTTGCTACCTCAGGCTCATCGGCTCTTAACCATTTCAAGCTCGGTAATGTCGATATGTTCGTCGTTAAGTGGCTGATGCCCGGTGTGGTGGTCGGTGGTTTCTTAGGTGCGAATGTGGCAGAGTGGATCCCTGCTCAATACCTACCTAAAGTGTTTGGCGTAATCGTATTACTGCTAGCTATTCAAATGCTATTTTCTATCCGCGGTAAATCGCAAAAAACCATGCCAGGTAGTGCCACAACTATGGTCTATGGCACTGGGATTGGCGTCGTTTCGAGCTTAGCAGGTATTGGTGGTGGCTCGCTGTCTGTGCCGTTTCTCAACAGCCATGGCATTGAAATGCGTAAAGCGGTAGGCTCGTCTTCGGTTTGTGGTTGTATGATTGCTATCTCTGGCATGGCGGGTTTTATCTTACATGGCTACAAAGTCGATGCGCTGCCTGATTACAGTATCGGCTATGTCTATCTGCCTGCTTTGGTTGCGATTGCGTCGACCTCTATGTTGACGACGCGCATTGGGGCAAAGCTGGCGACATCCTTGCCTACACCAACTTTGAAAAAAATATTTGCAGTTTTTTTAATGTTTGTTGCTGGAACTATGTTGCTCTAGAGCACTCTCATCTATACAAATAAAATCGTCAGAACTTCAAAAAGAGTAATCCACCTATGTCTCAGGGATATCTAACTTTTCCAAATATCGATCCTGTACTTGTGTCCATTGGGCCGCTTTCTATCCGTTGGTATGGATTGATGTACCTTGTCGGCTTTGCTTTTGCCCTATGGTTGGCGAATCGCCGAGCAGACAAAGCAGATAGCGGTTGGACGCGTGAGCAAGTCTCGGATCTTCTGTTCGCTGGATTCTTGGGTGTCGTTATTGGTGGTCGAGTCGGCTACGTTATCTTTTACAACTTTGATCTCTTTATCCAAGACCCGCTTTACCTATTTAAGGTGTGGACAGGTGGCATGTCATTCCATGGCGGCCTACTGGGTGTTATTACCGCTATGTTCTGGTATGCGAAAAAGAATGGCCGCACCTTCTTTGGCGTGGCGGACTTCATTGCTCCGCTAGTACCGTTTGGTCTAGGTATGGGCCGACTCGGTAACTTTATGAATAGCGAGCTATGGGGACGCGTAACGGATGTGCCATGGGCATTTGTCTTCCCTAATGGTGGTCCACTTCCTCGTCACCCATCTCAGCTGTATGAAATGTTCCTCGAAGGGATCGTGCTGTTCTTTATCCTGAACTGGTTTATCAAGAAACCACGTCCTCTAGGCGCAGTATCAGGGCTATTTTTAGCGGGATATGGTACATTCCGTTTCCTAGTCGAATACGTACGTGAACCGGATGCACATTTAGGTCTGTTTGGTGGATTTATCTCTATGGGACAAATCTTATCCCTACCTATGGTGCTGATTGGTATCCTGATGATGGTTTGGGCGTATAAGCGCGGCCATTACAAAGATGAACTACCACAACAAACGAAGTAAGGAATTGGTGTGAAACAGTATTTAGATCTCTGTCAGCGTATCGTTGACCAAGGTGAGTGGATTGAAAATGAGCGCACCGGCAAGCGTTGCCTAACGGTGATCAATGCAGATCTAACTTACGATGTCGCGAACAACCAGTTCCCGTTAGTGACAACTCGTAAAAGCTTCTGGAAAGCCGCGGTTGCTGAGCTACTTGGTTACATTCGTGGCTACGACAATGCCGAAGATTTTCGCAAGCTAGGCACCAAAACTTGGGATGCCAACGCAAACCTCAACGAGGCGTGGCTCAATAATCCTTACCGTAAAGGTGAAGATGATATGGGGCGCGTTTACGGTGTTCAAGGTCGTGCTTGGGCTAAGCCAGATGGCGGTCATATCGACCAGCTACGTAAAATCGTTGATGATTTAACGCGTGGCGTCGATGACCGTGGTGAAATCCTAAACTTCTACAACCCTGGTGAGTTCCATATGGGCTGTCTGCGCCCATGTATGTACAGTCATCACTTCTCCTTGTTAGGTGATACCTTGTACTTGAACAGCACTCAGCGCTCTTGTGATGTCCCACTAGGGCTTAACTTCAATATGGTTCAAGTGTATGTGTTCCTCGCTATTATGGCTCAGATTACTGGCAAAAAAGCAGGGCAGGCATACCACAAGATAGTTAACGCTCATATCTATGAAGATCAACTTGAACTGATGCGTGATGTACAGCTAAAACGTGAGCCATTAAAAGCGCCTACGTTCCATATTAATCCTGAGATTAAGTCACTAGAAGATTTGGAAACTTGGGTTACACTGGATGATTTCTGGGTAGAAGGTTACGAGCACCACGATCCGATTCAATATCCGTTTTCAGTCTAGCAAGACGATATGAATTACTAAGCCGCCCAAGATAGGGCGGCTTTTTTGTAAGAGAAGGAAAGCGGGAACGGGCTGCGCCCTGTGGAACGCTTCGCTTTTGGAGAGCGGGAACGGACTTCGTCCTATGGAGCGCTTCGCTCTTGGAAAGCGGGAATGGACTTCGTCCTACGAATTGCTTCGCTTTTGGAGAGTGGGGACGGGCTTTGTCCAGATTGAGGATACCAACACCATATTGGGTCATTCCATAGAGTGACGAAGGAGCGAGTAGGGAATCTCTCAAGGTTTTCAACTTGCTATAAGAGATCCCCAACTCGTTCGTACCTCACTCTTGAGGATGACATTGTTTGTTATGGTTTGATGTATGAGCGGTCATTCCATAGAGTGACGAAGGAGCGAGTAGGGAATCTCTCATGGTTTTCAACTTGCTATAACAGATCCCCAACTCTCTCGTTCCTCGCTCTTGAGGATGACGGTAATAAAACAAAAGGCTGATATGTATATTGTGCCAACCCTTCAAGTTCTCTCCAGCTCTCCGTAGGGCGAAGCCCGTTCCCTTATCCCTCTTCCTTAGCGCTTCTTAAACGCAAAAAGCCCGCAACCTAAGTTGCGGGCTTTGTAATAAGCGATGGTCTTTTGTATTAAGCTGTCAGCGCTAGGATTGTGCCTGGCAGTGCAACGAACACTGCTAATAGGTAACCAGCTACAACCGCTTTGTTCTTCACAGCCATGTCAGAGATTAAGTCAGCACCTTTTACAGGTAGTTCACGTAGGAACGGAATACCGTAGATGAATACTGTTGCCATGATGTTGAACACTAGGTGTACTAGAGCAATCTGTAGTGCGAATACCGCAAACTCACCTGATACTGCTGTCGCTGCTAATAGAGCGGTGATACAAGTACCGATGTTTGCACCTAGAGTGAATGGGTAAACGTCACGCACTTTAAGTACACCAGAACCTACTAGTGGAACCATTAGACTTGTAGTCGTAGAAGAAGACTGTACAAGTACTGTTACGATAGAACCAGAGAAGATACCGTGGATTGGGCCACGACCAATTGCGTTCTTTAGAATTTCACGAGCACGACCAACCATTAGGCTCTTCATTAGCTTACCCATTACAGTGATTGCTACGAAGATAGTCGCGATACCTAAAACGATAAGTAAGATACCACCCATTTGGTCGCCGAATGTTGCTAGTGGCTCTTTAACTGCGCTTACGACTGGTTTAGTTAGAGGCTTAATGAAGTTCAAACCTTTAATGCTCATATCGCCAGTTGCTAGGAATGGAGATACTAACCAGTGTGAGATCTTATCAAGAATACCAAACATCATTTCGATAGGTAGGAAGATCGCAACCGCTAATAGGTTAAAGAAGTCGTGGATAGTCGCACTTGCAAATGCGCGCTTGAACTCTTCTTTGCAACGAACGTGACCTAGTGAAACTAGAGTGTTGGTTACTGTTGTACCGATGTTCGCACCCATCACCATAGGGATAGCTGTTTCTACCGGAAGACCGCCGGCCACTAGGCCCACGATAATAGAAGTTACTGTACTTGAAGATTGGATAAGTGCTGTTGCGACTAGACCGATCATCAAACCTGCTACTGGGTGAGATGCAAATTCAAATAGAACTTTAGCTTGATCGCCTGTTGCCCATTTGAAACCACTGCCTACCATAGATACCGCTAGAAGTAGCAGATACAACATGAATGCCAAGTTAGCCCAGCGCAACCAGCGAGTAGTGCTCGAAATTGGCGCCGCTGTAGTAGTAGCTTGGTTCATAATCATTTTCTCCGTGGACCGTTAATGTCTTAGTTTTGGTCTGTTGTTGAAACTGAGGGCGATGTTAGAGGGGAAATATTTCAGTAATATTACAGTTCTGTGTAATAGAATTTTTTTTAACTGAGCAGTAAGTTAATTGCTGTAATTTGAAATTTACGCACTGTTTAAGTTTTTGTTTTTATTGGCTTTATATTCAAAAAAATGAGTCTGTTTAGGATGTGATTAGAATCGAAAAAATCGCAGAAAATTTTCGGTTGTTAGCCTGTTTGTGACAACTCGCTGTCATATTCATAATTCTGGTTTCGGTAAAAGTTGAGATAAATAAATATAAAGTAGGTTTAGTCGAATTATTGTTGTCACGCGCTGCATTTGCTATAACCTACACACTAAAATAAGAAGAGTATTTCTCTATGTCACACTTAAACTACAACCACCTTTATTACTTCTGGATGGTATGTAAACAAGGCTCTGTTACCAAAGCCGCCGATGCTCTGTTTCTCACCCCGCAAACTGTGACTGGGCAGATTAAAGCGCTAGAAGAGCGTATGGATGGTAAGTTAACTAAGCGTAATGGCCGTAGCGTTGAACCTACTGAGCTAGGACAGTTAGTGTTTAAGTATGCCGATCGAATGTTTGGTCTGAGTTATGAGATGCTAGATATTGTTAACTACAGTCAGCGCTCTAACATTCTATTTGATGTCGGTGTGGCAGATGCCTTATCAAAACGATTAGTGAGCAAAATACTGTTAACCACAGTTCCTGAAGATAACAGCATTCATCTACGTTGTTTCGAATCAACTCACGAGATGCTTTTAGAGCAACTCGCACAGCATAAGCTAGATATGATTTTGTCTGATTGTCCAGTCGACTCTAGCCAGAGCCCTGGTTTGTACAGCAAAAAGCTCGGTGAATCCAATATGAGCTTCTTCTGTTCGGGTAACGTCGATAATGTTAGCTTTCCTGCAGTATTAGAGCAGCGCAAACTGCTGATTCCTGGCAGCCGTACCGCGATGGGACGTAAAGTATTGCAATGGTTTGACCGTCAGGGATTACAGCCTAATATCTTAGGTGAATTTGACGATGTCGCATTAATGAAATCTTTTGCTCGTTACCACCATGATGTGATTTTCTTAGCCCCTTCTATCTATATGTCGGAAGTCGAAAGCGATCTTCGTCTACAACTGATCGGCCATATTGATGAGTTAAAAGAAGAGTACTATGTCATATTTGCAGAGCGTATGATTCAACATCCAGCGGTGAAGAATGTTTGTGATGCAGACTTCACAACCCTATTTAATTAGACTCCGATCTATTTGAACAAATAGATTAGTTGTTACAATTCGATTAATATTTGAAATAATTCACTCTAATAGAATTAAATACACAGTGAATCTGGTGACTGATCGACGGCGTTACTTATTGAGTAAGGCTGATGTTTGTAGAAGTATTGTTGTAGGAAGAGGTAGTGGCCGATGAATCTACAAGAGATGGAAAAGAACTCTGCTCAGGCAGTAGTGCTGCTTAAGGCGATGGCCAATGAGAGGCGTCTTCAGATCTTGTGCTTATTACACAATCAAGAGCTGTCAGTAGGGGAATTGTGCAGTAAGTTGGAGCTAAGCCAATCTGCTTTATCTCAGCACCTAGCGTGGTTGCGAAGAGATGGTTTGGTGAATACTCGAAAAGAGGCACAGACAGTGTATTACACTTTGAGTAGTGAAGAAGTGAAAGCAATGATCCAATTGCTGCACGACCTTTACTGTTCAGAGAAATAGTAGATTTATCGAGGTTTGTTGTTTAGCCTCGAAATTTAGATATAAAAAAACCGGCAATTGCCGGTTTTTTCTTTCACTGGGAAATCAGAGTTCTATTAAAGAGCTTTGATTGCAGCAGCGAAACGAGACTTATGACGTGCAGCTTTATTCTTGTGAA
Encoded here:
- a CDS encoding ArsR/SmtB family transcription factor encodes the protein MNLQEMEKNSAQAVVLLKAMANERRLQILCLLHNQELSVGELCSKLELSQSALSQHLAWLRRDGLVNTRKEAQTVYYTLSSEEVKAMIQLLHDLYCSEK